Below is a window of bacterium DNA.
CGTGGCACCCTTGTGATAGATGTCGACCGGTACGAGGTGTTTGTGGATGGTCGGGAGGTGCGGCTCACTGCTATCGAGTTTAAGTTGCTCCGAATGCTGATGGAATCCCCCGGCCGCGTCTTTACACGAGACCAGCTCCTCGCCTCCATGCATGCGTTCAACGAGGCGGCGGTGGTGGATCGGGCCATTGACGTTCACATCGGCAAGTTGCGCGAGAAGCTCGGCGATGATGCTGCTGAGCCGCGGTTCATCCAGACGATCCGCGGTATCGGATACAGGTTGCTAGCGCCCGGACGTGCGGGATAGGTCGAAGCGAGGAATACGCGATACTCAATCTATGCAATGCTATTGGAGTGGATTTGAGACCCCCTCGGAAGGGTGTTTTTCACTAGAAGACACCATGGCAGTGCTCCTTGATAGAAGTGAGCGCGGTACCCGTAGC
It encodes the following:
- a CDS encoding winged helix-turn-helix domain-containing protein, with product RGTLVIDVDRYEVFVDGREVRLTAIEFKLLRMLMESPGRVFTRDQLLASMHAFNEAAVVDRAIDVHIGKLREKLGDDAAEPRFIQTIRGIGYRLLAPGRAG